A genomic segment from Luteibacter aegosomatis encodes:
- a CDS encoding intermembrane transport protein PqiB, which produces MSDTKQGNPQDDGELPRPEVRRSKLGLSLIWLVPIVAALVGVSLLVSHIRSAGPHIGVTFLTAEGIEVGKTQVKYKNVVIGKVTNMRLSRDRSHVSVAIDLNKDASAFATKGTRYWVVRPRVGAGGVSGIDTLLSGAFIGADAGDSDEEQTDFTGLETPPAVTHGAPGRRFTLHADDLGSLDIGSPVYYRRIQVGRIVSYELDKDGKGVSLQLFVDGPNDRFVSKDTRFWNASGVDVSLGADGLKMNTQSLATVIAGGVAFQDPRGPHDESPAPEMTAFTLFNDQATALAPPDGAPHYIRMRFEHSLRGLNVDAPVELLGMKVGHVVSVTLDYDPQTKKFPVIVGAVIYPQRLGKAHEKLLKAAGGDEDSAFPKITQGLVAHGLRAQARSGNLLTGQLYIALDFDPKAPKVAFDPNAKPVEIPTVAGDFDHLQEQISSIVDKVEKIPFDSIGKNLDGSLKELNGTLKQVNTDLLPEAKKTLQGVNATMGTANDALSENSPLRQNITNTLEELQRTVRSVRAFTDYLGRHPEALLRGRGADAPAPVPSTSKQGKEVQP; this is translated from the coding sequence CTCGAAGCTCGGCCTGTCGCTGATCTGGCTGGTGCCGATCGTGGCGGCGCTGGTGGGCGTCTCGCTGCTGGTCAGCCACATCCGCTCGGCCGGGCCGCACATCGGCGTCACCTTCCTCACCGCCGAAGGCATCGAGGTGGGCAAGACGCAGGTGAAATACAAGAACGTGGTGATCGGCAAGGTCACCAACATGCGCCTGTCCAGGGATCGCAGCCACGTCTCGGTGGCGATCGACCTCAACAAGGACGCCAGCGCCTTCGCCACCAAGGGCACACGCTACTGGGTCGTCCGTCCGCGCGTCGGGGCCGGTGGCGTGTCGGGCATCGATACCTTGCTGTCGGGTGCCTTCATCGGTGCCGACGCCGGCGATTCGGACGAGGAACAGACCGATTTCACGGGCCTGGAAACGCCGCCCGCCGTCACCCACGGCGCACCCGGCCGGCGCTTCACGCTGCATGCCGACGACCTCGGCTCGCTCGACATCGGTTCGCCCGTCTATTACCGCCGCATCCAGGTGGGCCGCATCGTGTCGTACGAACTGGACAAGGACGGCAAGGGCGTTTCCCTGCAGCTGTTCGTCGACGGCCCCAACGACCGATTCGTGTCGAAGGACACGCGCTTCTGGAACGCCAGCGGCGTGGACGTGTCGCTGGGCGCCGACGGCCTGAAGATGAACACCCAGTCGCTGGCGACGGTGATCGCCGGCGGCGTCGCCTTCCAGGATCCCCGCGGGCCGCACGACGAGAGTCCGGCGCCGGAAATGACCGCCTTCACCCTGTTCAACGACCAGGCCACGGCGCTCGCGCCGCCCGACGGCGCGCCGCACTACATCCGCATGCGCTTCGAGCATTCGCTGCGCGGCCTCAACGTCGACGCGCCGGTGGAGCTGCTCGGGATGAAGGTGGGGCATGTGGTGTCGGTCACCCTCGACTACGATCCGCAGACCAAGAAGTTCCCGGTGATCGTCGGCGCCGTGATCTATCCGCAACGCCTGGGCAAGGCGCACGAGAAGCTCTTGAAGGCGGCGGGTGGCGACGAGGACAGCGCGTTCCCGAAGATCACCCAGGGCCTCGTGGCGCACGGCCTGCGTGCGCAGGCGCGCAGCGGCAACCTGCTCACGGGACAGCTCTACATCGCGCTCGACTTCGATCCGAAGGCGCCGAAGGTGGCCTTCGATCCCAACGCCAAGCCGGTGGAGATACCGACCGTGGCGGGCGATTTCGACCACCTGCAGGAGCAGATATCCAGCATCGTCGACAAGGTGGAGAAGATTCCCTTCGACTCCATCGGCAAGAACCTCGACGGCAGCCTGAAGGAACTCAACGGCACGCTGAAGCAGGTCAACACCGATCTGCTGCCCGAGGCGAAGAAGACCCTCCAGGGCGTGAACGCCACCATGGGCACGGCCAACGACGCCCTGTCGGAGAACTCGCCGCTGCGGCAGAACATCACCAACACCCTCGAGGAACTGCAACGCACGGTGCGTTCGGTGCGGGCGTTCACCGACTATCTCGGCCGCCACCCCGAGGCGCTGCTGCGTGGCCGCGGCGCCGACGCGCCCGCGCCGGTTCCCTCGACCTCCAAGCAGGGCAAGGAAGTACAGCCATGA
- a CDS encoding PqiC family protein, whose translation MNTILRLTGSAALLALAGCSSAPTHFHTLVPPATSPAIASAAFVIDVQPVNVPPQVDQPALVLRHGASGVSVMDGERWASSLGDEIRGALAADLSARLGTHDVHGLPLGKDTQVVRVQVDVRRFDSELGGNATLEAAWSVRGAKASADCASHVTQPAGGNYDSLVAAHQQAVGQLADGIAGAVRSVAAGQSPACR comes from the coding sequence ATGAACACCATCCTCCGCCTCACCGGGTCCGCCGCCCTGCTGGCGCTCGCCGGCTGTTCGTCGGCGCCGACCCACTTCCATACGCTGGTGCCCCCGGCGACATCCCCGGCCATCGCCTCGGCGGCTTTCGTGATCGACGTGCAGCCGGTCAACGTGCCGCCGCAGGTCGATCAGCCTGCCTTGGTGCTGCGCCACGGAGCCAGTGGGGTGTCGGTCATGGACGGCGAGCGCTGGGCCTCGTCGCTCGGCGACGAGATCCGCGGCGCGCTGGCGGCCGATCTTTCCGCTCGCCTGGGCACGCACGACGTGCATGGACTGCCCCTGGGCAAGGACACCCAGGTCGTGCGCGTGCAGGTGGACGTGCGGCGCTTCGATTCGGAGTTGGGCGGCAACGCCACGCTGGAAGCGGCCTGGTCGGTGCGTGGGGCGAAAGCCTCGGCCGACTGCGCCTCCCACGTGACCCAACCGGCCGGGGGGAATTACGACAGCCTGGTGGCGGCGCACCAGCAGGCCGTGGGCCAACTGGCCGACGGGATCGCCGGGGCGGTGCGTTCGGTCGCGGCCGGGCAGTCCCCGGCCTGTCGGTAA
- a CDS encoding cysteine synthase A, translating into MTTHPTFAAGIGNTPLLRLRHASEATGCEILAKAEFLNPGGSVKDRTALGLLDDAERRGLIRPGGTIVEGTAGNTGIGLALLGASRGYRTVIVMPETQSREKIDALRVTGAEVRLVPAAPFKDPKHYVHVARALAEERGAWFANQFDNTANRDWHEAHTGPEIWEQTGGRVDGFVCAAGTGGTLAGVGRALKARRPDIRIALADPAGSALAAFVNTGELVAEGTSISEGIGSSRITANFDGAPVDRAWSIPDDESVPLLHDLLHREGYCVGGSSGVNLAGAIRLARELGPGHTVVTVLCDGGMRYQAKMFNPAFLRGKGIPVPGWLDRAFPQE; encoded by the coding sequence ATGACCACCCACCCCACCTTCGCCGCCGGCATCGGCAACACGCCCCTCCTGCGCCTGCGCCACGCCTCCGAGGCCACCGGCTGCGAGATCCTCGCCAAGGCCGAGTTCCTGAACCCCGGCGGCTCGGTGAAGGACCGCACGGCGCTGGGACTGCTCGACGATGCGGAGCGCCGCGGCCTGATCCGGCCCGGCGGAACCATCGTCGAGGGCACGGCGGGCAACACCGGCATCGGCCTGGCGCTCCTGGGGGCCAGCCGCGGCTATCGCACCGTCATCGTGATGCCGGAGACCCAGAGCCGCGAAAAGATCGATGCCCTGAGGGTCACGGGCGCCGAGGTCCGGCTGGTGCCCGCCGCGCCGTTCAAGGATCCGAAGCACTACGTGCACGTAGCCCGGGCACTGGCCGAGGAACGCGGCGCATGGTTCGCCAACCAGTTCGACAACACCGCCAACCGCGACTGGCACGAGGCCCACACGGGCCCGGAGATCTGGGAGCAGACCGGCGGCCGGGTGGACGGCTTCGTCTGCGCGGCGGGCACCGGCGGCACGCTGGCCGGCGTCGGCCGGGCCCTGAAGGCCCGCCGACCGGACATCCGCATCGCCCTGGCCGACCCGGCCGGATCGGCGTTGGCCGCCTTCGTCAACACCGGCGAGTTGGTGGCGGAGGGCACCTCGATCAGCGAGGGCATCGGCAGCAGCCGGATCACGGCGAATTTCGACGGCGCGCCCGTGGACCGGGCCTGGTCGATCCCCGACGACGAGTCGGTGCCGTTGCTGCACGACCTGCTCCATCGCGAGGGCTACTGCGTGGGCGGTTCCAGCGGGGTGAACCTGGCCGGGGCGATCCGGCTGGCCCGGGAACTGGGGCCGGGGCATACCGTCGTCACCGTGCTCTGCGACGGCGGCATGCGGTATCAGGCGAAGATGTTCAATCCTGCATTTCTTCGCGGCAAGGGGATCCCGGTGCCGGGGTGGCTCGACCGGGCGTTTCCGCAAGAGTGA
- the metX gene encoding homoserine O-succinyltransferase MetX: protein MPAEPVTVISFPEATAVAAPRCASDLTEQRGTRRVSFTPKYGSDAVDVDVRYLWCGAPNAPTVIVQGGISADRDVCAGRERNAGWWHELVCEGAAIDLAQYRVLCIDWLLPTDLGDVPSVSSEDQAAAIAALVDELGIGRAHAFVGSSYGAMTGLAFAANHGDKLKSLVLLAGAHRPHPLSTAQRSVQRGIVRLGLESGRTDEALALARQLAMTTYRGSEEFSRRFAAGPELREGRFHFPVEDYLEHAGRRFVERFDAQRFLALSESIDLHDVSPESIGVPATLVGFPSDRLVPLADLCELQRRLGNTATLEVVESPYGHDAFLKETAQIAPVLRRALNDCR from the coding sequence ATGCCAGCCGAGCCCGTCACCGTGATCTCCTTCCCCGAAGCGACCGCCGTCGCGGCACCGCGTTGCGCATCCGACCTCACCGAGCAGCGCGGCACGCGCCGCGTCTCCTTCACGCCGAAGTACGGCAGCGATGCCGTCGACGTCGACGTGCGTTACCTCTGGTGCGGCGCGCCGAATGCACCGACCGTGATCGTGCAGGGCGGCATCTCCGCCGACCGCGACGTGTGTGCCGGACGCGAACGCAACGCGGGCTGGTGGCACGAACTGGTGTGCGAGGGCGCGGCGATCGACCTTGCACAGTATCGCGTGCTCTGCATCGACTGGCTGTTGCCGACCGATCTCGGCGACGTGCCGTCCGTGTCGAGCGAAGACCAGGCTGCCGCGATCGCCGCGCTGGTGGACGAGCTGGGCATCGGTCGTGCGCATGCCTTCGTGGGTTCGTCGTACGGTGCGATGACCGGCCTCGCCTTCGCCGCCAACCATGGCGACAAGCTGAAGTCGCTGGTGCTGCTGGCCGGCGCGCATCGTCCGCATCCGCTGTCCACCGCGCAGCGTTCCGTGCAGCGCGGCATCGTGCGGCTGGGCCTCGAATCGGGGCGTACCGACGAGGCGCTCGCGCTGGCGCGGCAGCTCGCCATGACCACTTACCGCGGCAGCGAGGAATTTTCCCGACGCTTCGCCGCGGGTCCCGAACTGCGCGAAGGCCGCTTCCACTTTCCCGTGGAGGATTACCTGGAACATGCAGGCCGCCGCTTCGTCGAACGCTTCGATGCGCAGCGCTTCCTCGCGCTCTCCGAATCGATCGACCTGCACGACGTATCGCCCGAAAGCATCGGCGTGCCGGCGACGCTGGTGGGTTTTCCCTCCGACCGTCTCGTGCCGTTGGCCGACCTGTGCGAACTGCAACGCCGTCTCGGCAACACCGCCACCCTCGAAGTCGTGGAGTCACCGTACGGACACGACGCCTTCCTGAAAGAAACCGCGCAGATCGCCCCCGTGCTCCGCCGCGCCCTCAACGACTGTCGATAA
- the metB gene encoding cystathionine gamma-synthase: MTDSRLCTRAVRAGIESDTQHGAVVPPLHLSTNYAFEGFGRKRAYDYSRSGNPTRDLLAEALTELEEGAGAVVTNTGMSAVALALELVPAGGLVLAAHDCYGGTWRLLDAWARKGRFQVRFVDFTDPAALAEGLAAKPALVWIETPSNPLLRITDVRHVAQAAHAVGALAVVDNTFLSPALQQPLTLGADVVVHSTTKYINGHSDVVGGAVIAADPAVAEQLKWWGNCNGQTGSPFDSFLTLRGVRTLAVRLRAHEENARRIADRLANHDAVERIYYPGLASHAGHQLAQRQQKGFGAMLSFEIAGGEDAIEAFVDGLRYFSLAESLGGVESLVAHPATMTHAAMAPEARRVAGIADNLLRLSVGIEDGDDLIEDLDAALARAAAVAALTSKRKVGA, from the coding sequence ATGACCGACTCCCGCCTTTGCACCCGCGCCGTTCGCGCCGGCATCGAATCCGACACGCAGCACGGCGCCGTGGTGCCGCCGCTGCACCTGTCGACGAACTACGCCTTCGAGGGCTTCGGCCGCAAGCGCGCCTACGACTACTCGCGCAGCGGCAATCCCACCCGCGACCTGCTCGCCGAAGCGCTCACCGAACTGGAAGAAGGCGCCGGTGCCGTCGTCACCAACACGGGCATGTCGGCGGTGGCCCTCGCGCTTGAACTGGTGCCGGCGGGCGGCCTCGTACTCGCCGCCCACGACTGCTACGGCGGCACGTGGCGACTGCTCGACGCCTGGGCACGCAAGGGACGTTTCCAGGTGCGTTTCGTCGACTTCACCGATCCGGCCGCTCTCGCCGAAGGGCTGGCCGCGAAGCCCGCGCTGGTGTGGATCGAAACCCCGTCGAATCCGCTGCTGCGCATCACCGACGTGCGCCACGTGGCGCAGGCCGCCCACGCCGTCGGGGCGCTCGCGGTGGTGGACAACACCTTCCTCTCGCCGGCCTTGCAGCAGCCGCTGACGCTCGGTGCCGACGTCGTCGTGCACTCGACCACCAAGTACATCAACGGCCATAGCGACGTGGTGGGTGGCGCCGTCATCGCGGCCGACCCTGCCGTGGCCGAACAGCTGAAGTGGTGGGGCAACTGCAACGGCCAGACCGGTTCGCCGTTCGACAGCTTCCTCACGTTGCGTGGCGTGCGCACGCTCGCTGTGCGCCTGCGCGCGCACGAGGAAAACGCGCGCCGTATCGCCGATCGCCTCGCGAACCACGACGCGGTGGAACGCATCTACTACCCGGGCCTGGCGTCGCACGCGGGCCATCAACTCGCGCAGCGTCAGCAGAAGGGTTTCGGCGCGATGCTGAGTTTCGAGATCGCCGGCGGTGAAGATGCCATCGAAGCCTTCGTCGACGGATTGCGGTATTTCTCGCTCGCCGAATCCCTGGGTGGCGTCGAGAGCCTCGTCGCGCACCCGGCGACGATGACGCATGCCGCGATGGCACCGGAGGCGCGTCGCGTCGCCGGTATCGCCGACAACCTGCTGCGCCTGTCGGTCGGCATCGAGGACGGCGACGACCTGATCGAAGATCTCGACGCCGCCCTGGCCCGGGCCGCCGCCGTGGCCGCGCTCACCTCCAAACGCAAGGTCGGCGCATGA
- a CDS encoding homoserine dehydrogenase, translating to MNALAVDTVPPPHTAAVLLGTGVVGRALLTLLSSGAARDIRLVGAANSKRQHAEAEGLVPGEVANRLAANREGRDNAPLLAALDGSGASRKVVIDATACAKEAGRHAEWLAAGYHVVTANKALAGGHLSGWRALQAASSNGAVYGDAATVGAGLPVLSTLRRLRRCGDSLLTLEGVFSGSLSWLFNQYDGSKPFSELLLDARRLGYTEPDPRSDLSGEDVARKLLIIARNAGFALGSDEVEIESLVPEALREVDAKTFLDRVKELDAPLRARHDAARVKGKVLRYLARLNQRGRARVGLVEVDASHPASRLSGTDNQFALTTTRYHSTPLVIQGPGAGPEITAQALLGDVLAL from the coding sequence ATGAACGCGCTGGCCGTCGACACCGTGCCACCGCCGCATACCGCCGCGGTGCTCCTGGGTACCGGCGTGGTCGGTCGTGCCTTGCTCACCCTGCTGTCCAGCGGTGCCGCGCGCGACATCCGCCTGGTCGGCGCCGCCAATTCGAAACGCCAGCACGCCGAGGCCGAAGGCCTCGTGCCGGGCGAGGTCGCGAACCGCCTTGCGGCCAACCGCGAAGGGCGCGACAACGCGCCTCTGCTGGCCGCGCTCGACGGCAGCGGCGCGTCGCGCAAGGTGGTGATCGACGCCACCGCATGCGCGAAGGAGGCAGGGCGTCATGCGGAATGGCTCGCCGCGGGCTATCACGTGGTCACCGCGAACAAGGCGCTGGCGGGCGGCCACCTCTCCGGCTGGCGCGCGTTGCAGGCGGCCTCGTCGAACGGGGCCGTCTACGGCGATGCCGCCACGGTGGGCGCGGGCCTGCCCGTGCTTTCCACGCTGCGCCGGTTGCGCCGCTGCGGCGATAGCCTGCTGACTCTCGAAGGCGTGTTCTCCGGTTCGCTGTCGTGGCTGTTCAACCAGTACGACGGATCGAAGCCGTTCTCCGAGCTTCTGCTCGACGCGCGCCGCCTGGGGTATACCGAGCCCGATCCGCGCTCGGATCTCTCCGGCGAGGACGTGGCGCGCAAGCTGCTCATCATCGCGCGCAACGCGGGTTTCGCCCTGGGCAGCGACGAGGTGGAGATCGAGAGCCTCGTGCCCGAGGCCTTGCGCGAGGTGGATGCGAAGACCTTCCTGGACCGAGTGAAGGAGCTGGACGCGCCGTTGCGCGCGCGTCACGACGCGGCACGCGTGAAGGGCAAGGTGCTGCGTTACCTCGCGCGGCTCAACCAGCGCGGCCGCGCGCGGGTGGGCCTGGTGGAAGTGGACGCCTCGCATCCGGCGTCGCGGCTGTCGGGAACCGACAACCAGTTCGCCTTGACCACCACGCGGTATCACTCGACGCCGTTGGTGATCCAGGGGCCGGGGGCGGGGCCGGAGATCACGGCGCAGGCGTTGTTGGGCGACGTGCTGGCCCTGTAG
- a CDS encoding APC family permease, giving the protein MSHHHIRRDVGAFALMLTGLGSIIGSGWLFGAWHAAQLAGPGAVYAWIIGAVIILFIALTYAELGAMFPESGGMVRYGHYSHGSLVGFIAGWANWIAIVSVIPVEAEASVQYMASWPWEWAQWTKGLYMVPPGADHGELTHAGLAIAVVLVMVYFFLNFWSVKLFAKSNTAITVFKLVVPAATGIALIYTSYNPGNFDIGAHGGTHAIDISSILTAVAISGIVFSFNGFQSPVNLAGEARNPGRSVPFAVIGSILLATVVYVLLQVAFIGAVPPEQLGNGWAGLQYASPFAQLATALMINWMAILLYADAFVSPSGTGATYTATTARMIYAMERNGQLPKIFGHIHPRFGIPRPAMWLNLVVSFIFLFFFRGWGTLAAVISVSTIISYLTGPVSVMTLRRTAPELKRPLRIPGLPVLAALAFIFATELLYWAKWPLTGEIILLMVVALPIYFYYTAKSGWDDFGRHLRGAWWLIVYLPVIALVSWAGSKTFGGHDYIPYGYDLALVAVLGAIFYVWGIRTGWRTPMVEAARFHHEDELDLPPSAAEAERVTGHR; this is encoded by the coding sequence ATGTCCCATCACCATATCCGCCGCGACGTCGGCGCCTTCGCCCTGATGCTGACCGGCCTGGGCTCGATCATCGGCTCAGGCTGGCTGTTCGGCGCCTGGCACGCCGCCCAGCTCGCCGGCCCGGGCGCGGTCTACGCCTGGATCATCGGCGCCGTCATCATCCTGTTCATCGCCCTGACCTACGCCGAACTGGGCGCGATGTTTCCCGAATCCGGCGGCATGGTGCGCTACGGCCACTACTCCCACGGTTCGCTGGTCGGCTTCATCGCCGGCTGGGCCAACTGGATCGCCATCGTCTCGGTGATTCCCGTGGAAGCCGAGGCCTCGGTGCAGTACATGGCCTCCTGGCCCTGGGAGTGGGCCCAGTGGACCAAGGGCCTCTACATGGTGCCGCCCGGCGCCGACCACGGCGAACTCACCCACGCGGGCCTGGCCATCGCCGTGGTGCTGGTGATGGTCTACTTCTTCCTCAACTTCTGGAGCGTGAAGCTGTTCGCCAAGAGCAACACGGCGATCACCGTCTTCAAGCTCGTCGTGCCGGCGGCCACCGGCATCGCGCTGATCTACACCAGCTATAACCCAGGCAATTTCGATATCGGCGCCCACGGCGGCACGCACGCGATCGACATCTCCTCGATCCTCACCGCCGTGGCGATCTCGGGCATCGTCTTCAGTTTCAACGGCTTCCAGAGCCCCGTGAACCTCGCTGGCGAAGCCCGCAACCCGGGCCGCAGCGTGCCTTTCGCGGTCATCGGATCGATCCTGCTGGCCACCGTCGTCTACGTGCTGCTGCAGGTCGCCTTCATCGGCGCCGTGCCGCCCGAACAGCTCGGCAACGGCTGGGCGGGCCTGCAGTACGCCTCGCCCTTCGCCCAGCTCGCCACCGCGCTGATGATCAACTGGATGGCGATCCTGCTCTACGCCGACGCCTTCGTCAGCCCCAGCGGTACCGGCGCCACGTACACGGCCACCACCGCGCGCATGATCTACGCGATGGAGCGCAACGGCCAGTTGCCGAAGATCTTCGGCCACATCCATCCGCGCTTCGGCATCCCGCGCCCCGCGATGTGGCTCAACCTCGTGGTGAGCTTCATCTTCCTGTTCTTCTTCCGCGGCTGGGGCACGCTCGCGGCGGTGATCTCGGTGTCGACGATCATCTCCTACCTCACCGGCCCGGTGAGCGTGATGACGCTGCGCCGCACCGCCCCCGAACTGAAGCGTCCGCTGCGCATCCCCGGCCTGCCGGTGCTCGCCGCGCTGGCCTTCATCTTCGCCACCGAGCTGCTGTACTGGGCCAAGTGGCCGCTCACCGGCGAGATCATCCTGCTGATGGTCGTGGCGCTGCCGATCTACTTCTATTACACGGCCAAGAGCGGCTGGGACGACTTCGGCCGCCACCTGCGCGGTGCGTGGTGGCTCATCGTCTACCTGCCCGTGATCGCCCTGGTGTCGTGGGCCGGCAGCAAGACCTTCGGCGGCCACGACTACATCCCGTACGGCTACGACCTCGCCCTCGTGGCGGTGCTCGGCGCGATCTTCTACGTGTGGGGCATCCGCACGGGTTGGCGCACGCCGATGGTGGAGGCGGCGCGCTTCCATCACGAGGATGAACTGGATCTGCCGCCGAGTGCGGCTGAAGCGGAACGGGTTACCGGCCACCGTTGA
- a CDS encoding L-serine ammonia-lyase, with product MAVSVFDLFKIGIGPSSSHTVGPMRAGARFADHWLEEKGVLERVARVRCELFGSLAMTGRGHGTDKAVLLGFEGEWPDRVDPDAIPATLERIRSTKRIRILGRHEIAFDEKSDLVFNKRQKLPFHTNGMRFSAYDADGNELATRDYYSVGGGFVVNPDEAAEDRIVADTSEQPYPFSTGDELLSLCKEHGLTIAQLMMRNESIWRPEEETRAGLLTIWKAMQDCVARGLRSPGTLPGGLKVNRRAPAMAAELRAQPEASLRDPLTILDWVNLYALAVNEENAAGGRVVTAPTNGAAGIVPAVLHYYRHFCPSASENGVIEFMLTAAAIGILYKENASISGAEVGCQGEVGVACSMAAGGLAAALGGTVTQVENAAEIGMEHNLGLTCDPIGGLVQIPCIERNAMGAVKAINASRMALKSDGKHHVSLDKVIATMRDTGRDMKDKYKETSRGGLAVNVIEC from the coding sequence ATGGCAGTCAGCGTTTTCGACCTCTTCAAGATCGGCATCGGCCCGTCCTCGTCGCATACCGTGGGCCCGATGCGCGCCGGCGCGCGCTTCGCCGACCACTGGCTCGAGGAGAAAGGCGTGCTCGAGCGCGTGGCGCGCGTGCGCTGCGAACTGTTCGGTTCGCTCGCCATGACCGGCCGCGGCCACGGCACCGACAAGGCCGTGCTGCTCGGTTTCGAGGGCGAATGGCCCGATCGCGTCGACCCCGACGCCATCCCCGCAACGCTCGAGCGCATCCGCTCGACCAAGCGCATCCGCATCCTCGGCCGCCACGAGATCGCGTTCGACGAAAAATCCGACCTGGTCTTCAACAAGCGCCAGAAGCTGCCGTTCCACACCAACGGCATGCGTTTCTCGGCCTACGACGCCGACGGCAACGAACTGGCCACGCGCGACTACTACTCGGTGGGCGGCGGCTTCGTCGTCAATCCCGACGAAGCGGCGGAAGACCGCATCGTGGCCGACACCAGCGAGCAGCCGTATCCGTTTTCCACCGGCGACGAACTGCTGTCGCTGTGCAAGGAACACGGCTTGACCATCGCCCAGCTGATGATGCGCAACGAAAGCATCTGGCGTCCCGAAGAGGAGACCCGCGCGGGCCTGCTGACCATCTGGAAGGCCATGCAGGACTGCGTCGCGCGCGGCCTGCGCTCGCCGGGCACGCTGCCGGGCGGGCTCAAGGTCAATCGCCGCGCCCCGGCCATGGCCGCCGAACTTCGCGCCCAGCCCGAAGCCTCGCTGCGCGATCCGCTCACCATCCTCGACTGGGTGAATCTCTACGCCCTGGCCGTCAACGAGGAAAACGCCGCGGGCGGCCGCGTGGTCACGGCCCCCACCAACGGCGCCGCCGGCATCGTGCCGGCCGTACTGCACTACTACCGGCACTTCTGCCCGAGCGCGTCGGAAAACGGCGTGATCGAGTTCATGCTAACGGCCGCCGCCATCGGCATCCTCTACAAGGAAAACGCCTCCATCTCCGGCGCCGAGGTCGGCTGCCAGGGCGAGGTGGGCGTGGCCTGCTCGATGGCGGCCGGCGGCCTGGCCGCCGCGTTGGGCGGCACCGTCACCCAGGTGGAAAACGCCGCCGAGATCGGCATGGAACACAACCTCGGCCTCACCTGCGACCCGATCGGCGGCCTGGTGCAGATCCCCTGCATCGAGCGCAACGCCATGGGCGCCGTGAAGGCCATCAACGCCAGTCGCATGGCGCTCAAGAGCGACGGCAAGCACCACGTGTCGCTCGACAAGGTAATCGCCACCATGCGCGACACGGGACGCGACATGAAGGACAAGTACAAGGAAACCTCGCGGGGCGGGTTGGCCGTCAACGTGATCGAGTGCTGA
- a CDS encoding glutaredoxin family protein → MTPFTLFQRDDCHLCDQALDVLAVARLPDFSSVFIDDDEALEARYGARVPVLRRGDGVELDWPFDVGAVKSFAAPSRTGSAPTLR, encoded by the coding sequence ATGACCCCGTTCACGCTCTTCCAGCGCGACGACTGCCACCTCTGCGACCAGGCGCTGGACGTGCTGGCGGTGGCGCGGTTGCCGGATTTTTCCTCGGTGTTCATCGATGACGACGAGGCGTTGGAAGCGCGATACGGGGCTCGCGTGCCGGTATTGCGGCGCGGCGACGGGGTGGAGCTGGATTGGCCGTTCGACGTCGGTGCGGTGAAGTCTTTCGCCGCCCCATCGCGGACAGGGTCCGCTCCCACCCTTCGGTAG